The Garra rufa chromosome 23, GarRuf1.0, whole genome shotgun sequence genome includes a region encoding these proteins:
- the elovl7b gene encoding very long chain fatty acid elongase 7, with translation MAFNTLTSRAVLFYDEWLKEADPRTGNWLLMASPFPQTIIITAYIYFVTSLGPRLMENRKPFDLKRPMIVYNVSIVVFSIYMIYEFLMSGWANGYTYGCDIVDYSSSPQALRMAWTCWLYYFSKFIEMLDTIFFVLRKKNSQVTFLHVFHHSIMPFTWWFGVRFAPGGLGTFHALLNCTVHVIMYTYYALSALGPTYQKYLWWKKYMTTIQLIQFLMVTAHIGQFFFMKDCPYQFPVFLYVIGLYGLIFLVLFLNFYYHAYTKGKRLPKVLQNGNYLKKSE, from the exons ATGGCTTTCAACACACTGACCTCAAGAGCTGTTTTGTTCTATGATGAGTGGCTTAAGGAAGCAG ATCCACGAACCGGGAACTGGCTGCTTATGGCCTCTCCGTTCCCTCAAACAATCATCATCACTGCCTACATCTACTTTGTGACATCGCTGGGGCCTCGGCTGATGGAAAACCGCAAGCCCTTTGACCTCAAGCGTCCAATGATCGTCTATAACGTCAGCATTGTGGTGTTTTCCATTTACATGATTTATGAG TTTCTCATGTCTGGTTGGGCGAATGGCTACACCTATGGGTGTGACATCGTGGATTATTCCAGTTCTCCTCAGGCTCTCAGG ATGGCATGGACCTGCTGGCTGTACTACTTCTCCAAATTCATTGAGATGCTTGACACT ATTTTCTTTGTCCTGAGGAAAAAGAACAGCCAGGTTACATTCCTTCACGTCTTTCACCACTCCATCATGCCCTTCACCTGGTGGTTTGGGGTCCGATTCGCCCCAG GTGGTCTGGGAACCTTCCATGCCCTGTTGAACTGCACCGTCCATGTCATAATGTACACCTACTATGCTCTGTCTGCCCTGGGACCCACCTACCAGAAGTACCTGTGGTGGAAAAAGTATATGACCACCATTCAGCTG ATTcagtttttgatggtcaccgctCACATTGGCCAGTTCTTCTTCATGAAGGACTGTCCTTACCAGTTTCCTGTGTTCCTCTACGTCATCGGTCTATATGGTCTGATCTTCCTGGTCCTGTTCCTCAACTTCTACTATCACGCCTACACCAAGGGCAAGAGGCTTCCCAAGGTCCTCCAGAACGGAAACTACCTTAAGAAATCCGAGTGA